In Jeotgalibacillus aurantiacus, the following are encoded in one genomic region:
- the gap gene encoding type I glyceraldehyde-3-phosphate dehydrogenase — protein sequence MTVKIGINGFGRIGRNVYRASLNNPEVEVVAVNDLTDANMLAHLLQYDTVHGVLDKKVEVDGEDNLIVDGHKVKVLAERDPANLPWGELGVDIVIESTGIFTKGEAAAKHLEGGAKKVIISAPANGEDLTVVMGVNEDKYDPASHNVISNASCTTNCLAPFAKVLNDKFGLKRGMMTTVHSYTNDQQILDLPHKDYRRARAAAENIIPTSTGAAKAVSLVLPELEGKLNGMAMRVPTPNVSLVDLVAEFEQEVSVDEVNAALKEAAEGKLKGILQYSDEPLVSSDYNGNTSSSIVDGLSTMVLEGNMVKVLSWYDNETGYSNRCVDLAAYMAKKGL from the coding sequence ATGACAGTGAAAATTGGAATTAACGGATTTGGACGTATTGGACGTAACGTATACCGTGCATCACTTAACAACCCAGAGGTGGAAGTAGTAGCAGTAAACGACCTTACTGATGCAAACATGCTTGCACACCTTCTTCAGTACGATACAGTACACGGCGTACTTGACAAGAAAGTTGAAGTTGACGGTGAAGATAACCTGATCGTTGATGGACACAAAGTAAAAGTTCTTGCAGAGCGCGATCCTGCTAACCTTCCATGGGGTGAGCTTGGCGTTGATATCGTAATCGAGTCAACTGGTATCTTCACTAAAGGTGAAGCTGCTGCGAAGCACCTTGAAGGCGGAGCGAAGAAAGTTATCATCTCTGCACCGGCAAACGGCGAAGACCTGACTGTTGTAATGGGTGTTAACGAAGACAAGTACGATCCAGCAAGCCACAACGTAATTTCAAACGCTTCATGTACAACTAACTGCCTTGCACCATTTGCAAAAGTGCTTAACGACAAGTTTGGTCTTAAGCGCGGAATGATGACAACTGTTCACTCTTACACGAATGACCAGCAGATTCTTGACCTGCCACACAAAGACTACCGTCGTGCGCGTGCAGCAGCTGAGAACATCATCCCAACATCAACTGGAGCTGCTAAAGCAGTATCACTAGTTCTTCCTGAACTTGAAGGTAAATTAAACGGTATGGCAATGCGCGTACCAACACCAAACGTATCACTTGTTGACCTTGTTGCTGAATTCGAGCAGGAAGTATCTGTTGACGAAGTGAACGCAGCACTTAAAGAAGCGGCTGAAGGTAAGCTTAAAGGCATTCTTCAGTACAGCGATGAGCCACTTGTATCAAGCGACTACAATGGCAACACTTCTTCTTCAATCGTTGATGGTCTTTCAACAATGGTTCTTGAAGGAAACATGGTAAAAGTACTTTCTTGGTACGATAACGAAACTGGTTACTCTAACCGTTGCGTTGACTTAGCTGCTTACATGGCTAAAAAAGGTCTGTAA